One genomic region from Magallana gigas chromosome 3, xbMagGiga1.1, whole genome shotgun sequence encodes:
- the LOC109618720 gene encoding microfibril-associated glycoprotein 4 isoform X1, translating into MDNSAMGRLFGILILTSLLVSLNGQVLFDDMGDRQRSTDLALQCMRTELQQFSQGIEKMVTKKLKEVENVIETKVSNMIETKTTNLSRKVEKISDLITTTQTEQRLLKQEMESFTSKTDTMLNNCETKISNLSRKVQENSDLITTTQTEQRLLKQEMESLNFKAETNCADILNNYPHTRGRDGVYNIFDSNKSKAVFCDMTTDNGGWTVIQRRVNGSVDFYRNWTEYKNGFGFADHEYWIGNDMLHRLTLLKPQELRVDMERFNGEKAYAVYSSFSVGDEASKYQLQVTGYSGNAGDSLGYSNNMKFTTLDQDNDRGSGNCATFRRSAGWFDSCFHANPNGEYADSEKTEANYITWWHWKNSWISLKSIQLMIRPRA; encoded by the exons ATGGATAACTCGGCAATGGGTAGACTGTTTGGAATTCTGATTTTGACTTCTTTGCTTGTATCACTTAATGGACAGGTGTTGTTTGACGATATGGGAGACAGACAGAGGTCAACAGACTTGGCCTTACAATGCATGAGAACGGAGCTTCAGCAATTTAGTCAAGGTATTGAAAAGATGGTAACGAAAAAACTTAAGGAAGTCGAAAACGTCATCGAGACAAAAGTCAGCAATATGATAGAGACAAAGACAACCAATTTGTCTAGAAAAGTTGAGAAAATCAGTGATCTTATTACCACAACTCAGACCGAGCAGCGACTCCTAAAGCAGGAAATGGAGTCTTTTACTTCTAAAACTGACACTATGTTAAACAATTGTGAGACAAAAATCAGTAATTTATCTAGGAAAGTTCAGGAAAACAGTGATCTTATTACCACAACTCAGACCGAACAGCGACTCCTAAAGCAGGAAATGGagtctttaaattttaaagctgaAACAAACTGTGCCGAcattttgaacaattatccACATACCAGAGGGAGGGATGGTGTGTATAATATCTttgattcaaataaatcaaaggCCGTGTTCTGTGATATGACCACTGACAATGGAGGATGGACG GTGATTCAGCGAAGAGTGAATGGATCGGTGGACTTTTACCGTAACTGGACGGAATACAAGAACGGGTTTGGATTCGCTGATCACGAGTATTGGATAG gaaacGACATGCTACATAGACTGACATTACTGAAGCCCCAGGAACTGCGAGTTGACATGGAGAGATTTAATGGAGAGAAAGCCTATGCTGTATACTCTAGTTTTTCTGTCGGGGACGAGGCCAGTAAATATCAGCTACAGGTGACTGGATACAGTGGGAATGCAG GGGATAGCCTGGGTTACAGCAATAACATGAAGTTTACTACACTGGACCAGGATAACGACAGGGGCAGTGGTAACTGTGCCACCTTCCGTAGATCGGCAGGATGGTTCGACAGCTGTTTCCACGCCAACCCTAATGGAGAGTACGCCGACTCTGAGAAAACTGAAGCTAATTACATTACATGGTGGCACTGGAAAAACTCGTGGATATCTCTGAAATCAATACAACTGATGATCCGTCCTCGAGCCTGA
- the LOC109618720 gene encoding fibroleukin isoform X3: MDNSAMGRLFGILILTSLLVSLNGQVLFDDMGDRQRSTDLALQCMRTELQQFSQGIEKMVTKKLKEVENVIETKVSNMIETKTTNLSRKVEKISDLITTTQTEQRLLKQEMESFTSKTDTMLNNCETKISNLSRKVQENSDLITTTQTEQRLLKQEMESLNFKAETNCADILNNYPHTRGRDGVYNIFDSNKSKAVFCDMTTDNGGWTVIQRRVNGSVDFYRNWTEYKNGFGFADHEYWIGNDMLHRLTLLKPQELRVDMERFNGEKAYAVYSSFSVGDEASKYQLQVTGYSGNAVMYNQRDCRG; this comes from the exons ATGGATAACTCGGCAATGGGTAGACTGTTTGGAATTCTGATTTTGACTTCTTTGCTTGTATCACTTAATGGACAGGTGTTGTTTGACGATATGGGAGACAGACAGAGGTCAACAGACTTGGCCTTACAATGCATGAGAACGGAGCTTCAGCAATTTAGTCAAGGTATTGAAAAGATGGTAACGAAAAAACTTAAGGAAGTCGAAAACGTCATCGAGACAAAAGTCAGCAATATGATAGAGACAAAGACAACCAATTTGTCTAGAAAAGTTGAGAAAATCAGTGATCTTATTACCACAACTCAGACCGAGCAGCGACTCCTAAAGCAGGAAATGGAGTCTTTTACTTCTAAAACTGACACTATGTTAAACAATTGTGAGACAAAAATCAGTAATTTATCTAGGAAAGTTCAGGAAAACAGTGATCTTATTACCACAACTCAGACCGAACAGCGACTCCTAAAGCAGGAAATGGagtctttaaattttaaagctgaAACAAACTGTGCCGAcattttgaacaattatccACATACCAGAGGGAGGGATGGTGTGTATAATATCTttgattcaaataaatcaaaggCCGTGTTCTGTGATATGACCACTGACAATGGAGGATGGACG GTGATTCAGCGAAGAGTGAATGGATCGGTGGACTTTTACCGTAACTGGACGGAATACAAGAACGGGTTTGGATTCGCTGATCACGAGTATTGGATAG gaaacGACATGCTACATAGACTGACATTACTGAAGCCCCAGGAACTGCGAGTTGACATGGAGAGATTTAATGGAGAGAAAGCCTATGCTGTATACTCTAGTTTTTCTGTCGGGGACGAGGCCAGTAAATATCAGCTACAGGTGACTGGATACAGTGGGAATGCAG TGATGTACAACCAACGTGATTGTAGGGGATAG
- the LOC109618720 gene encoding fibroleukin isoform X2: MDNSAMGRLFGILILTSLLVSLNGQVLFDDMGDRQRSTDLALQCMRTELQQFSQGIEKMVTKKLKEVENVIETKVSNMIETKTTNLSRKVEKISDLITTTQTEQRLLKQEMESFTSKTDTMLNNCETKISNLSRKVQENSDLITTTQTEQRLLKQEMESLNFKAETNCADILNNYPHTRGRDGVYNIFDSNKSKAVFCDMTTDNGGWTVIQRRVNGSVDFYRNWTEYKNGFGFADHEYWIGNDMLHRLTLLKPQELRVDMERFNGEKAYAVYSSFSVGDEASKYQLQVTGYSGNAGDSLDYSKNSCHNNDNDQ; this comes from the exons ATGGATAACTCGGCAATGGGTAGACTGTTTGGAATTCTGATTTTGACTTCTTTGCTTGTATCACTTAATGGACAGGTGTTGTTTGACGATATGGGAGACAGACAGAGGTCAACAGACTTGGCCTTACAATGCATGAGAACGGAGCTTCAGCAATTTAGTCAAGGTATTGAAAAGATGGTAACGAAAAAACTTAAGGAAGTCGAAAACGTCATCGAGACAAAAGTCAGCAATATGATAGAGACAAAGACAACCAATTTGTCTAGAAAAGTTGAGAAAATCAGTGATCTTATTACCACAACTCAGACCGAGCAGCGACTCCTAAAGCAGGAAATGGAGTCTTTTACTTCTAAAACTGACACTATGTTAAACAATTGTGAGACAAAAATCAGTAATTTATCTAGGAAAGTTCAGGAAAACAGTGATCTTATTACCACAACTCAGACCGAACAGCGACTCCTAAAGCAGGAAATGGagtctttaaattttaaagctgaAACAAACTGTGCCGAcattttgaacaattatccACATACCAGAGGGAGGGATGGTGTGTATAATATCTttgattcaaataaatcaaaggCCGTGTTCTGTGATATGACCACTGACAATGGAGGATGGACG GTGATTCAGCGAAGAGTGAATGGATCGGTGGACTTTTACCGTAACTGGACGGAATACAAGAACGGGTTTGGATTCGCTGATCACGAGTATTGGATAG gaaacGACATGCTACATAGACTGACATTACTGAAGCCCCAGGAACTGCGAGTTGACATGGAGAGATTTAATGGAGAGAAAGCCTATGCTGTATACTCTAGTTTTTCTGTCGGGGACGAGGCCAGTAAATATCAGCTACAGGTGACTGGATACAGTGGGAATGCAG GGGATAGCCTGGAttacagcaagaacagctgtcaTAATAACGACAATGATCAGTAA